A single window of Xiphophorus hellerii strain 12219 chromosome 12, Xiphophorus_hellerii-4.1, whole genome shotgun sequence DNA harbors:
- the lman2lb gene encoding lectin, mannose-binding 2-like b, with amino-acid sequence MAANVSELNMARLRSSVFSVLQSDLLRQSLCVLVAFCVLTQQALAEQQEFLEDFLKREYSLVKPYRGLGFSSSSQWDLMGTAMVTPDHVRLTPDQQSRQGAVWSRIPFVLRDWELRVHFKIHGIGKKNLNGDGLAIWLTRDRMQNGPVFGNMNQFVGLGLFVDTYPNADKTHDRTFPYVSVMLGNGTLTYDHDRDGRTTELGGCTAMTRNSIYDTFLLVRYSKNKLTLMVDVDGKQEWRDCAEVSGLRLPTGYYLGASSVTGDLSDNHDVISMKVYQLTVERTPEEEEEEVVTVPRVDDMYQFQVDVEEEGMSGLQLFFTLLFSVLGLAVLAVVGLVLYGRWKENKRKRFY; translated from the exons ATGGCAGCCAATGTCAGCGAATTAAACATGGCTCGACTAAGAAGTTCGGTGTTTTCAGTGCTCCAGTCGGACCTCCTCCGTCAGTCACTCTGCGTCCTGGTGGCTTTCTGCGTCCTGACGCAGCAGGCGCTGGCAGAGCAGCAGGAGTTTCTCGAGGACTTTCTGAAGCGGGAGTATTCTCTGGTGAAACCGTATCGAG gaCTGGGCTTCTCCAGCTCCTCCCAGTGGGATCTGATGGGAACGGCCATGGTGACACCTGACCATGTGAGGCTGACCCCAGACCAGCAGAGCAGACAGGGAGCGGTGTGGAGCCGGATC CCGTTCGTCTTGAGGGATTGGGAACTTAGAGTTCACTTTAAAATCCATGGCATCGGAAAGAAAAACCTAAACGGAGATGGACTTGCCATCTGGCTTACCAGAGATCGCATGCAGAATG GTCCCGTTTTTGGCAACATGAACCAGTTTGTTGGACTTGGACTATTTGTGGACACTTACCCAAACGCAGATAAGACCCACGAT AGGACCTTTCCGTACGTCTCGGTAATGCTGGGAAACGGAACCCTGACGTACGACCACGACCGTGACGGGCGGACCACCGAGCTCGGAGGATGCACGGCCATGACGCGCAATTCCATTTATGACACCTTCCTGCTGGTCAGATACTCAAAGAACAAGTTAACG ctcaTGGTGGATGTGGACGGGAAACAGGAATGGAGAGACTGTGCTGAAGTCAGTGGGCTGAGGCTTCCCACTGGATACTACCTGGGTGCCTCCTCTGTTACTGGAGACTTGTCAG ATAACCACGACGTCATCTCAATGAAAGTGTACCAGCTGACTGTAGAGAGGActccagaggaagaggaggaagaggtggtCACCGTCCCGCGGGTGGACGACATGTACCAGTTTCAAG TGGAcgtggaggaggaggggatgAGTGGGCTGCAGCTGTTCTTCACCCTGCTGTTCTCCGTCCTGGGCCTGGCCGTGCTGGCCGTGGTGGGACTGGTGCTTTACGGCCGCTGGAAGGAAAACAAGCGCAAACGCTTCTACTGA
- the LOC116730163 gene encoding T-box transcription factor TBX2-like isoform X1: MRSFCVPEAAQSFPSGVGTLLSEPALLLAPTPTSRRLTHPEPRRGLACCGPELLDSADTAEEEPRVSLEAADLWKHFHTHGTEMVITKSGRRMFPPLRARCTGMNRKAKYILLMDIVAADDCRYKFHNSRWTVAGKADPEMPRRMYIHPDSPATGEQWMSKAVNFHKLKLTNNISDNHGFTILNSMHKYQPRFHIVKANDILRLPCSTFRTYVFAETQFIAVTAYQNDKITQLKIDNNPFAKGFRDTGNGRREKRKLQQSGQRCREAADGQRAPVAHCGDVRSSGAEIFQSVCETFPNRRLLFPPDAYTSDSDKSFNSEECPEPKLFRSYHGDQPGTSFTAETLQASHPTENSVRSDVTHGTQDSGRERSLYSSFAPSCVYSPDFNRHLLDVNASGHLLHLTQVNSWYRCAADGGVRCGFRPAVPAGTPLSVALKQHTGLQDVMSFPPYGGFLFYPYSPMSLSVRHQIPVTQSRLDPSSSPRGSAQSLFSSPVLSSSVPPSKQSSVTSFKPELPAGGEL, encoded by the exons ATGCGCAGCTTTTGCGTCCCAGAGGCCGCTCAAAGTTTTCCATCGGGAGTTGGGACTCTCCTGTCAGAACCGGCTCTGTTGCTCGCTCCCACTCCGACCTCCAGAAGGCTGACCCATCCCGAGCCGCGGCGGGGTTTGGCGTGCTGCGGGCCTGAACTCCTGGACAGCGCTGACACAGCTGAGGAGGAGCCCAGGGTGTCTCTGGAAGCTGCTGACCTTTGGaagcatttccacacacacGGCACGGAGATGGTCATCACTAAATCAGGGAG GCGCATGTTCCCGCCGCTCAGAGCCAGGTGTACGGGCATGAACAGGAAGGCCAAGTACATCCTGCTGATGGACATCGTGGCCGCGGATGATTGCAGGTATAAGTTCCACAACTCGCGCTGGACGGTGGCCGGGAAGGCGGACCCGGAGATGCCCAGGCGCATGTACATCCACCCGGACAGTCCTGCCACAGGAGAACAGTGGATGTCCAAAGCGGTGAACTTCCACAAGCTGAAACTGACCAACAACATCTCCGACAACCATGGATTT ACAATTCTGAACTCGATGCACAAATACCAGCCGCGGTTCCACATAGTGAAGGCCAATGACATCCTCAGGCTTCCGTGCAGCACCTTCAGGACCTACGTTTTCGCTGAGACGCAGTTCATCGCAGTGACGGCGTACCAGAACGACAAG ATCACACAGCTGAAAATTGACAACAACCCTTTTGCGAAAGGATTCCGGGACACGGGGAACGGACGGAGAGAGAAGAG gaAGCTCCAGCAGTCTGGACAAAGGTGTAGAGAGGCGGCGGATGGGCAGCGTGCTCCGGTAGCTCACTGCGGTGACGTCAGGTCTTCAGGTGCGGAAATCTTTCAGTCAGTTTGTGAGACTTTCCCTAACCGGCGCCTTTTGTTCCCACCAGATGCTTACACGAGTGACAGCGACAAAAGCTTTAACAGTGAGGAGTGTCCCGAACCGAAGCTGTTTAGAAGTTACCATGGAGACCAGCCGGGGACTTCCTTCACAGCAGAGACTCTGCAGGCCTCCCACCCAACAGAAAACTCAGTCAGAAGCGACGTAACGCACGGCACGCAGGACTCAGGCAGGGAGCGCTCACTCTACAGCAGCTTTGCACCCAGCTGTGTTTACTCCCCGGACTTTAACCGACACCTGTTGGATGTGAACGCCTCGGGCCATCTCCTCCATTTGACACAAGTAAACAGCTGGTACAGATGTGCCGCTGATGGAGGCGTGCGGTGTGGTTTCAGACCGGCAGTGCCTGCTGGGACTCCGCTGTCGGTCGCCCTCAAGCAGCACACAGGGCTCCAG GATGTGATGAGCTTCCCACCATACGGAGGTTTTCTCTTCTACCCGTACTCTCCCATGAGTTTGTCAGTCCGGCACCAGATCCCGGTCACGCAGTCCAGACTGGATCCCAGTTCCTCTCCCAGAGGTTCTGCACAGAGTTTATTCTCCTCTCCGGTTTTATCCTCATCTGTTCCCCCATCAAAGCAAAGCAGCGTCACCTCCTTCAAGCCAGAGTTACCAGCAGGGGGAGAACTCTGA
- the LOC116730163 gene encoding T-box transcription factor TBX2-like isoform X2 — translation MRSFCVPEAAQSFPSGVGTLLSEPALLLAPTPTSRRLTHPEPRRGLACCGPELLDSADTAEEEPRVSLEAADLWKHFHTHGTEMVITKSGRRMFPPLRARCTGMNRKAKYILLMDIVAADDCRYKFHNSRWTVAGKADPEMPRRMYIHPDSPATGEQWMSKAVNFHKLKLTNNISDNHGFTILNSMHKYQPRFHIVKANDILRLPCSTFRTYVFAETQFIAVTAYQNDKITQLKIDNNPFAKGFRDTGNGRREKRKLQQSGQRCREAADGQRAPVAHCGDVRSSDAYTSDSDKSFNSEECPEPKLFRSYHGDQPGTSFTAETLQASHPTENSVRSDVTHGTQDSGRERSLYSSFAPSCVYSPDFNRHLLDVNASGHLLHLTQVNSWYRCAADGGVRCGFRPAVPAGTPLSVALKQHTGLQDVMSFPPYGGFLFYPYSPMSLSVRHQIPVTQSRLDPSSSPRGSAQSLFSSPVLSSSVPPSKQSSVTSFKPELPAGGEL, via the exons ATGCGCAGCTTTTGCGTCCCAGAGGCCGCTCAAAGTTTTCCATCGGGAGTTGGGACTCTCCTGTCAGAACCGGCTCTGTTGCTCGCTCCCACTCCGACCTCCAGAAGGCTGACCCATCCCGAGCCGCGGCGGGGTTTGGCGTGCTGCGGGCCTGAACTCCTGGACAGCGCTGACACAGCTGAGGAGGAGCCCAGGGTGTCTCTGGAAGCTGCTGACCTTTGGaagcatttccacacacacGGCACGGAGATGGTCATCACTAAATCAGGGAG GCGCATGTTCCCGCCGCTCAGAGCCAGGTGTACGGGCATGAACAGGAAGGCCAAGTACATCCTGCTGATGGACATCGTGGCCGCGGATGATTGCAGGTATAAGTTCCACAACTCGCGCTGGACGGTGGCCGGGAAGGCGGACCCGGAGATGCCCAGGCGCATGTACATCCACCCGGACAGTCCTGCCACAGGAGAACAGTGGATGTCCAAAGCGGTGAACTTCCACAAGCTGAAACTGACCAACAACATCTCCGACAACCATGGATTT ACAATTCTGAACTCGATGCACAAATACCAGCCGCGGTTCCACATAGTGAAGGCCAATGACATCCTCAGGCTTCCGTGCAGCACCTTCAGGACCTACGTTTTCGCTGAGACGCAGTTCATCGCAGTGACGGCGTACCAGAACGACAAG ATCACACAGCTGAAAATTGACAACAACCCTTTTGCGAAAGGATTCCGGGACACGGGGAACGGACGGAGAGAGAAGAG gaAGCTCCAGCAGTCTGGACAAAGGTGTAGAGAGGCGGCGGATGGGCAGCGTGCTCCGGTAGCTCACTGCGGTGACGTCAGGTCTTCAG ATGCTTACACGAGTGACAGCGACAAAAGCTTTAACAGTGAGGAGTGTCCCGAACCGAAGCTGTTTAGAAGTTACCATGGAGACCAGCCGGGGACTTCCTTCACAGCAGAGACTCTGCAGGCCTCCCACCCAACAGAAAACTCAGTCAGAAGCGACGTAACGCACGGCACGCAGGACTCAGGCAGGGAGCGCTCACTCTACAGCAGCTTTGCACCCAGCTGTGTTTACTCCCCGGACTTTAACCGACACCTGTTGGATGTGAACGCCTCGGGCCATCTCCTCCATTTGACACAAGTAAACAGCTGGTACAGATGTGCCGCTGATGGAGGCGTGCGGTGTGGTTTCAGACCGGCAGTGCCTGCTGGGACTCCGCTGTCGGTCGCCCTCAAGCAGCACACAGGGCTCCAG GATGTGATGAGCTTCCCACCATACGGAGGTTTTCTCTTCTACCCGTACTCTCCCATGAGTTTGTCAGTCCGGCACCAGATCCCGGTCACGCAGTCCAGACTGGATCCCAGTTCCTCTCCCAGAGGTTCTGCACAGAGTTTATTCTCCTCTCCGGTTTTATCCTCATCTGTTCCCCCATCAAAGCAAAGCAGCGTCACCTCCTTCAAGCCAGAGTTACCAGCAGGGGGAGAACTCTGA
- the tm2d2 gene encoding TM2 domain-containing protein 2, translating into MISVSYILLCGQFLLLFAAILLQCLEGIHSQNSSTAASTAAPAASPTQGASSLPSSELPETTKYETPAENNTEPYEYRPPSPVVLCSHLPEEFIYCQDPVDHAGNYSAYQEMGHGCVGWGGQTKKEVNHTQVICTALDDIECAGPREFLRGEVPCIKYTGHYFITTLLYSFFLGCFGVDRFCLGHTGTAVGKLLTLGGLGIWWFVDLILLITGGLMPSDYSNWCTYY; encoded by the exons ATGATTTCAGTCAGCTACATCCTGCTCTGCGGACagttcctgctgctgtttgctgcgATCTTGTTGCAATGCCTGGAAGGAATTCATTCCCAGAACTCGAGCACCGCAGCTTCCACCGCTGCTCCGGCTGCTTCTCCCACACAGGGAGCCTCCTCGCTGCCCTCCAGCGAGCTGCCCGAGACGACAAAGTATGAAACCCCGGCGGAGAACAACACGGAGCCGTACGAGTACAGGCCCCCATCCCCGGTCGTCCTCTGCAGCCATCT GCCTGAGGAGTTCATCTACTGCCAGGATCCGGTGGACCATGCAGGAAACTACAGCGCCTACCAGGAGATGGGCCACGGCTGTGTTGGG TGGGGGGGGCAGACGAAGAAGGAAGTGAACCACACTCAGGTCATCTGCACCGCCCTGGACGACATCGAATGTGCCGGCCCCCGGGAGTTCCTCCGAGGCGAAGTGCCTTGCATCAA ATACACAGGACACTACTTCATCACCACGCTGCTGTACTCCTTCTTCCTGGGCTGCTTTGGCGTCGACCGCTTCTGCCTGGGCCACACGGGCACGGCCGTGGGGAAGCTGCTCACCCTGGGAGGCCTGGGAATCTGGTGGTTCGTGGACCTGATCTTGCTCATCACCGGCGGTCTGATGCCCAGCGACTACAGCAACTGGTGCACCTACTACTGA